One stretch of Corynebacterium callunae DSM 20147 DNA includes these proteins:
- a CDS encoding three-helix bundle dimerization domain-containing protein: MATNITSISGAKHDSLWSVREDLHARFDGLVDPHHVDAILDSVAAGRDAKITMFSKIFIAREATAALQQVAGNVNADLLDFIALNRGMAA, translated from the coding sequence ATGGCTACTAATATCACTTCCATCAGCGGCGCAAAACACGACAGCCTATGGAGCGTGCGTGAAGACCTTCATGCACGATTTGATGGCCTCGTTGACCCTCACCACGTAGATGCAATTCTTGACTCCGTGGCTGCAGGTCGCGACGCCAAGATCACCATGTTCAGCAAGATCTTCATTGCCCGCGAAGCTACCGCAGCTTTGCAGCAGGTTGCAGGCAACGTCAACGCAGATTTGCTTGACTTCATTGCCCTTAACCGTGGCATGGCTGCTTAA
- a CDS encoding BCCT family transporter, with amino-acid sequence MPTTAGNNPPQEESAHYPHDTHPGLVPGISVEDQRNNFGIDKTVFGVTALLILGFITWGILSPESVSSVSSSMFSWAMTNTGWLLNFVMLIGLGTMVYVGFSRYGRIKLGTDDDEPEFSRFSWIAMMFGAGIGVGIFFFGPSEPLWHYLSPPPHTVAGSTPESLHQALAQSHFHWGLSAWGLYALVGGALAYSSYRRGRVTLISSTFRSLFGERTEGIAGRLIDIMAIIATLFGTAATLGLSAIQVSQGVQIISGASEMSNNILLLIIAVLTICFIISSVSGVAKGVRYLSNVNITLTLGLILFVFICGPTLFLLNLIPSGALEYANQFLSMAGKSLSWGQESIDFQASWTAFYWAWWIAWTPFVGMFIARISRGRTLREFTLVTIAVPSFILILAFTIFGGTAISMNRDGIAGFDGTSSEEQVLFDMFGNLPLQMITPFILIFVLAVFFITSADSASVVMGTMSSRGNPAPKKLVVVFWGLCMMGIAIVMLLAGGESTLTGLQNLTILIAIPFALVLIVMAIAFIKDLSTDPAAIRHTYARAAISNAVVRGLEEHGDDFELAVEPAEEGRGAGADFDSTADHITEWYQRTDEEGNDVEYDFTTGEWADGWSTDDATKPKS; translated from the coding sequence GTGCCCACCACTGCTGGAAACAATCCGCCCCAAGAAGAAAGCGCGCATTATCCTCATGACACTCACCCTGGCTTGGTGCCAGGAATCTCAGTAGAAGATCAAAGAAATAACTTCGGTATCGATAAAACCGTCTTCGGCGTCACCGCCTTGCTGATTCTCGGCTTTATCACCTGGGGTATTTTGAGCCCGGAATCTGTGTCCTCAGTATCGTCCTCCATGTTCAGCTGGGCTATGACCAACACCGGTTGGTTGCTCAACTTTGTCATGCTCATTGGTTTGGGCACCATGGTTTATGTGGGTTTCTCCCGCTACGGACGAATCAAGTTGGGCACCGACGATGATGAACCCGAGTTTTCCCGCTTTTCCTGGATCGCCATGATGTTTGGCGCCGGCATCGGCGTGGGTATCTTCTTCTTTGGTCCGTCAGAGCCACTGTGGCACTATCTCTCCCCACCACCGCATACCGTTGCTGGTTCTACACCTGAATCCCTGCACCAGGCATTGGCGCAGTCTCACTTCCACTGGGGTTTGAGCGCTTGGGGCCTTTATGCTCTTGTGGGTGGTGCTTTGGCATATTCCAGCTATCGCCGTGGCAGAGTCACCTTGATCAGCTCGACTTTTAGGTCGCTTTTTGGTGAACGCACCGAAGGTATTGCTGGTCGTCTCATTGACATTATGGCAATTATTGCCACACTCTTTGGTACTGCAGCAACTCTTGGACTTTCTGCTATTCAAGTGAGCCAAGGTGTTCAAATTATTTCTGGCGCTTCAGAAATGAGCAATAATATTTTGCTCCTTATCATTGCAGTGCTGACCATCTGTTTTATTATTTCGTCCGTATCAGGTGTGGCCAAGGGTGTGCGTTATCTTTCCAACGTCAATATCACTCTTACCTTGGGGCTTATTCTTTTTGTATTTATCTGTGGCCCCACACTCTTTTTGCTGAATCTCATTCCTTCAGGCGCGTTGGAATATGCCAATCAGTTTTTGTCCATGGCAGGTAAATCCCTATCTTGGGGTCAAGAATCCATAGATTTCCAAGCTAGTTGGACCGCCTTTTATTGGGCTTGGTGGATTGCGTGGACTCCTTTTGTGGGCATGTTTATTGCACGTATTTCCCGTGGCCGCACCTTGCGCGAATTCACCTTGGTTACCATCGCCGTCCCCTCCTTCATTTTGATTTTGGCCTTCACCATTTTTGGTGGCACCGCAATTAGCATGAACCGTGATGGCATCGCTGGATTTGATGGAACCTCTTCTGAGGAGCAGGTGCTTTTTGATATGTTCGGCAATCTGCCGCTGCAGATGATTACGCCTTTTATCCTTATTTTTGTGTTGGCAGTCTTTTTTATTACCTCTGCAGACTCCGCCTCTGTGGTAATGGGAACTATGAGCTCCCGTGGCAATCCAGCACCTAAAAAATTGGTGGTGGTGTTCTGGGGACTGTGCATGATGGGCATTGCGATTGTCATGCTGCTAGCCGGTGGTGAATCCACCTTGACGGGCTTACAGAACCTCACTATTTTGATTGCAATTCCATTTGCGCTGGTACTAATCGTGATGGCAATTGCTTTTATTAAGGATCTATCCACTGATCCAGCGGCCATTCGCCATACTTATGCGCGCGCTGCCATCTCTAATGCAGTGGTGCGTGGTTTGGAAGAACACGGTGATGATTTTGAGTTGGCCGTGGAGCCAGCGGAGGAAGGTCGCGGTGCTGGTGCGGACTTTGATTCCACTGCCGATCACATCACCGAGTGGTACCAACGTACCGATGAAGAAGGTAATGATGTGGAATATGACTTCACTACTGGTGAGTGGGCGGATGGTTGGTCTACTGACGATGCCACAAAACCTAAGAGTTAG
- a CDS encoding aldose epimerase family protein, producing MNSYFSTDALKISAAGGHLVSANSTTGELLFLSSATEDGEGKAIRGGVPIIAPWFGTLLGIEPSHGWAQRSVWEVTENEGLHAAYSQAGLTLNVQVNELKDGFSIALRLTNDTDNAETVQLAFHPYFKVSDIADVQVEGFDGVEVLDRLTDQVAPQDGAISFTEEFDRIALGTPTAIISDAERTITITAEGHDSTVIWNPGEARAAEIKDLGAGEWRDFVCVEPALLGADQQGVKVAPQESITLEMTVRATAL from the coding sequence ATGAACTCTTACTTCTCAACCGATGCCCTGAAAATCTCCGCAGCCGGCGGCCATCTAGTTTCCGCAAACTCCACAACCGGCGAGCTACTCTTCCTAAGCTCCGCCACTGAGGATGGAGAAGGCAAAGCAATTCGCGGTGGCGTGCCAATCATCGCACCTTGGTTTGGCACCTTGCTCGGAATCGAACCTTCCCATGGCTGGGCTCAACGATCCGTCTGGGAAGTCACCGAAAATGAAGGTCTCCACGCCGCCTACTCACAAGCTGGTTTGACGCTAAATGTGCAGGTAAATGAATTGAAAGATGGTTTTAGCATCGCTTTACGCCTCACCAATGACACCGATAATGCAGAGACTGTACAACTGGCATTCCACCCCTATTTCAAAGTCTCCGATATTGCAGATGTGCAAGTAGAAGGCTTTGATGGGGTGGAAGTTTTGGATCGCCTCACTGATCAGGTGGCTCCCCAAGATGGCGCGATCTCTTTCACTGAGGAATTTGATCGCATTGCTTTGGGCACTCCAACTGCAATCATTTCCGATGCCGAGCGCACCATCACCATTACTGCTGAGGGCCATGATTCCACGGTTATTTGGAATCCGGGCGAAGCGCGCGCTGCCGAGATTAAGGATCTAGGCGCTGGCGAGTGGCGAGATTTTGTCTGCGTAGAACCAGCGCTTTTGGGTGCAGATCAGCAGGGAGTGAAGGTGGCTCCCCAAGAATCCATCACCCTTGAGATGACAGTGCGCGCGACTGCTCTTTAA
- the glcB gene encoding malate synthase G: MATQQQLLAQAAKNNDNTVRVDAGGMQVAQVLYDFVTESVLPRVGVEAENFWQGFGDIVRELTPRNRELLARRDELQREIDAYHQAHPGEIDQEAYEAFLKEIGYLVEQPENAEIRTQNIDDEIARTAGPQLVVPILNARFALNAANARWGSLYDALYGTNAIPDTDGAERGEGYNPIRGQKVIEWGRDFLDKVVPLDGASHSDVEKYNVTDGKLAAHIGDNTYRLKNRDSYRGFNGNFLDPHTILLETNGLHIELLIDPTHPIGQADKTGLKDIVLESAITTIMDFEDSVAAVDADDKTLGYENWFGLNTGELHEDITKNGKTFTRQLNDDRVYIGRNGTELVLHGRSLLFVRNVGHLMTSPAILVDGEEIYEGIMDAVLTSLCAIPGIAPQNKKRNSRKGSIYIVKPKQHGPEEVAFTNELFGRVEDLLDLPRHTLKVGVMDEERRTSVNLDACIMEVADRLAFINTGFLDRTGDEIHTSMEAGAMVRKSEMQTAPWKQAYEDNNVDAGLERGLPGKAQIGKGMWAMTEQMAEMLEKKIAQPREGANTAWVPSPTGATLHATHYHLVDVFKVQEKLRAAGRRDSLRKILTIPLAQNTEWSAAEKREELDNNCQSILGYVVRWVEHGVGCSKVPDIHNIDLMEDRATLRISSQMLANWIRHGVVSEKDVQESLERMAVIVDKQNAGDPLYRNMAPDFQDSVAFQAAQDLIFQGTESPAGYTEPILHARRRQFKAQA; this comes from the coding sequence ATGGCTACACAGCAACAGTTGTTGGCTCAAGCAGCCAAGAACAACGACAACACTGTCCGCGTCGATGCCGGTGGAATGCAAGTGGCACAGGTGCTCTACGACTTTGTCACCGAATCAGTTCTCCCCCGCGTTGGAGTAGAGGCAGAGAATTTTTGGCAGGGCTTCGGCGATATCGTTCGTGAGCTCACCCCACGTAATCGCGAATTACTAGCTCGCCGTGATGAATTGCAGCGCGAGATTGATGCTTACCACCAGGCGCACCCCGGTGAAATTGATCAAGAAGCTTATGAGGCTTTCCTTAAAGAAATCGGCTACTTGGTTGAGCAGCCGGAAAATGCAGAAATCCGCACCCAAAATATTGACGATGAAATCGCCCGTACTGCCGGCCCACAGCTGGTTGTTCCCATCCTTAATGCGCGCTTTGCACTAAACGCAGCCAACGCACGCTGGGGTTCACTTTATGATGCGCTTTATGGAACCAACGCTATCCCTGATACTGATGGCGCAGAAAGGGGAGAAGGCTACAACCCCATCCGCGGCCAGAAGGTTATTGAATGGGGCAGAGACTTCCTAGACAAGGTTGTTCCCCTTGATGGAGCTTCCCACTCTGATGTTGAAAAGTACAACGTCACCGATGGCAAGCTAGCTGCACATATTGGTGACAACACCTACCGCCTGAAAAACCGCGATTCTTACCGCGGCTTCAATGGTAATTTCCTCGATCCACACACCATCTTGTTGGAAACCAATGGTCTCCACATTGAGCTGCTTATTGATCCAACTCACCCAATTGGGCAGGCTGATAAGACCGGGCTAAAAGACATTGTCCTAGAGTCCGCAATCACCACCATCATGGACTTCGAGGATTCTGTTGCAGCAGTTGACGCAGACGACAAGACCTTGGGTTATGAAAACTGGTTCGGCCTCAACACCGGTGAGCTGCATGAGGATATCACCAAAAATGGCAAGACTTTCACCCGCCAGCTAAACGATGACCGTGTTTATATTGGTCGCAATGGCACCGAGTTGGTTTTGCATGGCCGTTCCTTGCTGTTCGTTCGCAATGTTGGACATTTGATGACTTCACCGGCAATTTTGGTTGATGGTGAAGAAATCTACGAAGGCATTATGGATGCAGTATTGACTTCACTTTGCGCAATTCCAGGTATTGCTCCGCAGAACAAGAAGCGTAATTCTCGCAAGGGTTCCATCTACATTGTGAAGCCAAAGCAGCATGGTCCAGAAGAAGTTGCCTTCACCAATGAACTTTTCGGCCGTGTTGAAGATTTGCTGGACTTGCCGCGACACACCCTCAAGGTTGGTGTTATGGATGAGGAGCGTCGTACCTCCGTCAACTTGGATGCTTGCATCATGGAAGTTGCCGATCGCCTCGCCTTCATCAACACCGGATTCCTTGATCGCACCGGCGATGAAATCCATACCTCCATGGAAGCTGGCGCGATGGTTCGTAAATCAGAGATGCAGACCGCACCATGGAAGCAGGCCTATGAGGACAACAATGTAGATGCCGGTTTGGAGCGCGGACTACCCGGCAAGGCCCAAATTGGTAAGGGCATGTGGGCAATGACCGAGCAAATGGCAGAAATGCTGGAGAAGAAAATCGCTCAGCCACGTGAGGGTGCAAACACCGCGTGGGTTCCGTCACCAACCGGTGCAACCCTGCACGCCACCCACTACCACCTAGTTGATGTTTTTAAAGTTCAGGAAAAGCTGCGTGCTGCCGGTCGGCGCGATAGCCTGCGCAAAATCCTCACCATTCCTTTGGCTCAAAACACCGAGTGGAGTGCTGCGGAAAAGCGCGAGGAACTAGACAATAACTGCCAGTCCATTTTGGGATATGTGGTTCGTTGGGTTGAACACGGTGTTGGTTGTTCCAAGGTTCCCGATATCCACAACATTGATCTCATGGAAGATCGCGCGACACTGCGTATTTCTTCTCAGATGCTCGCCAACTGGATTAGGCACGGTGTTGTATCTGAGAAGGACGTGCAGGAATCGCTCGAGAGGATGGCGGTTATCGTCGACAAGCAAAACGCCGGGGACCCGCTCTACCGCAACATGGCACCGGACTTCCAGGACTCCGTGGCCTTCCAGGCCGCGCAAGACCTGATCTTCCAGGGCACGGAATCCCCAGCTGGCTACACGGAGCCGATCCTGCATGCACGCCGCCGCCAGTTCAAGGCGCAGGCTTAA
- the thpR gene encoding RNA 2',3'-cyclic phosphodiesterase, which yields MRLFAAITPPVEVTEHLVTALRPYKDDLRWSDPDNWHITLAFYGEMPDGSVEDLIEHLSQVARLNEDFTIRIKGAGSFNRKNLWMGVGGETKKLRQLMADSSLDPEERKRQRAHLTVARPSSRQRSNGWDPVIPDLVHALSIYDGPDWPVEEIELVSSEPGKGRSGGPLYTTIATLSLSSALV from the coding sequence ATGAGATTGTTCGCAGCCATCACTCCGCCGGTTGAGGTTACCGAGCATCTAGTTACTGCCCTGCGCCCCTATAAAGATGATTTGCGCTGGTCAGACCCCGATAATTGGCATATTACCTTGGCTTTTTATGGGGAGATGCCCGATGGTTCGGTGGAAGATCTAATCGAGCATCTCAGCCAGGTGGCCCGGCTAAATGAAGATTTCACCATTCGGATTAAAGGCGCTGGATCTTTTAATCGCAAAAATCTGTGGATGGGTGTCGGCGGAGAAACCAAGAAGTTGCGCCAGCTCATGGCAGATTCTTCATTGGATCCAGAAGAACGCAAACGCCAAAGAGCGCATTTAACTGTGGCAAGACCATCTTCACGGCAAAGAAGCAATGGCTGGGATCCGGTTATCCCGGATTTGGTACACGCGCTCTCAATATACGACGGCCCAGATTGGCCAGTGGAGGAAATTGAATTGGTCTCCTCCGAACCAGGAAAAGGTAGAAGTGGTGGGCCACTTTATACCACTATTGCCACGCTATCTTTGTCCTCCGCGCTGGTCTAA
- a CDS encoding metallophosphoesterase, giving the protein MDNPVLLAKHERAKATLADMSATWFSSDLHLGHRFVAALRGFEDPDDHDEVILGSLEKLVQPGDKLWILGDLSSGSRGAEERALTLIGNRLGDVEKHLISGNHDSCHPLFREAYQRQARFLEVFDSVQPFQRVKWEGEDVYLSHFPRPGQDHPGMPSRYDELRLNVPLLVHGHLHSQFPMTGRGQIDVGVEAWNLQPVPEHLLRQQLWDSLELPY; this is encoded by the coding sequence ATGGACAATCCAGTATTGCTGGCCAAACACGAGAGAGCAAAAGCTACACTGGCCGACATGAGTGCAACGTGGTTTAGTTCAGATCTCCACTTGGGGCATCGTTTTGTAGCCGCACTGCGTGGCTTCGAAGATCCAGATGACCATGATGAGGTCATCTTGGGAAGTCTAGAAAAGCTGGTGCAGCCAGGCGATAAGCTGTGGATCTTGGGCGATCTTTCAAGTGGCAGCCGCGGCGCTGAAGAGCGCGCGCTGACCTTGATCGGCAACCGGCTAGGCGACGTCGAAAAGCATCTTATTTCCGGAAATCATGATTCCTGTCACCCACTGTTTCGCGAGGCCTATCAGCGTCAAGCACGGTTTTTGGAAGTTTTTGATTCCGTGCAGCCTTTTCAGCGGGTGAAATGGGAGGGCGAAGATGTATATTTATCGCATTTTCCGCGCCCGGGGCAAGATCATCCGGGCATGCCCTCTAGATACGATGAGCTGCGTCTTAATGTTCCGCTTTTGGTTCATGGTCATCTGCACTCGCAGTTTCCGATGACGGGCCGCGGTCAGATTGATGTGGGCGTGGAGGCGTGGAATCTGCAGCCGGTGCCGGAGCATCTGTTGCGTCAGCAGTTGTGGGATTCTTTGGAGCTCCCGTACTAA
- the aceA gene encoding isocitrate lyase, with protein sequence MSNVGKPRTAQEIQQDWDNNPRWNGITRDYTAQQVAELQGSVVEEHTLARRGAEILWDAVSQEGEGYINALGALTGNQAVQQVRAGLKAVYLSGWQVAGDANLSGHTYPDQSLYPANSVPSVVRRINNALLRADEIARVEGDDSIDNWLVPIVADGEAGFGGALNVYELQKAMITAGAAGTHWEDQLASEKKCGHLGGKVLIPTQQHIRTLNSARLAADVADTPTVVIARTDAEAATLITSDVDERDQPFITGERTAEGYYHVKNGLEPCIARAKSYAPYADMIWMETGTPDLELAKRFAEGVRSEFPDQLLSYNCSPSFNWSKHLEAEEIAKFQRELGAMGFKFQFITLAGFHSLNYAMFDLAYGYARNGMTSFVDLQNREFAAAEERGFTAVKHQREVGAGYFDTIATTVDPNSSTTALKGSTEEVQFQH encoded by the coding sequence ATGTCCAACGTAGGAAAGCCACGCACCGCACAGGAAATTCAGCAGGACTGGGATAACAATCCACGCTGGAACGGCATCACCCGCGACTACACCGCACAGCAGGTAGCAGAGCTTCAGGGTTCAGTTGTTGAAGAGCACACCCTGGCACGCCGCGGAGCTGAAATCCTCTGGGATGCAGTATCCCAAGAGGGCGAAGGCTACATCAACGCACTTGGCGCACTTACCGGCAACCAGGCAGTTCAGCAGGTTCGCGCTGGACTCAAGGCTGTTTACCTTTCCGGTTGGCAGGTCGCTGGAGATGCAAACCTCTCCGGCCACACCTACCCTGACCAGTCCCTCTACCCTGCCAACTCGGTTCCTTCGGTTGTTCGTCGCATCAACAACGCCTTGTTGCGTGCCGATGAAATCGCGAGAGTTGAAGGCGATGATTCCATCGACAACTGGCTCGTTCCAATCGTGGCCGATGGTGAAGCTGGCTTCGGTGGCGCTCTTAACGTCTACGAGCTGCAAAAGGCAATGATCACCGCTGGTGCCGCCGGCACGCACTGGGAAGATCAGCTTGCTTCTGAGAAGAAGTGTGGACACCTTGGTGGCAAGGTTTTGATCCCAACCCAGCAGCACATTCGTACCCTTAACTCCGCACGTTTGGCTGCCGATGTTGCCGATACCCCAACTGTGGTTATTGCTCGCACCGATGCTGAGGCTGCAACCCTGATCACCTCTGATGTTGATGAGCGCGATCAGCCTTTCATCACCGGTGAGCGCACCGCCGAAGGTTACTACCACGTTAAGAATGGTCTGGAGCCTTGTATCGCTCGCGCCAAGTCTTATGCTCCATATGCAGACATGATCTGGATGGAGACTGGTACTCCTGACCTGGAGTTGGCAAAGCGCTTCGCTGAAGGTGTGCGTTCTGAATTCCCAGATCAGCTCCTGTCCTACAACTGCTCCCCTTCCTTCAACTGGTCTAAGCACCTAGAGGCAGAAGAGATCGCTAAGTTCCAACGTGAGCTGGGAGCTATGGGCTTCAAGTTCCAGTTCATCACCTTGGCTGGTTTCCACTCCCTCAACTACGCAATGTTCGATCTTGCCTACGGTTACGCTCGCAATGGCATGACCTCCTTCGTTGACCTGCAAAACCGTGAGTTCGCAGCAGCGGAAGAGCGCGGCTTCACCGCCGTCAAGCACCAGCGCGAGGTTGGCGCAGGTTACTTCGACACCATCGCAACCACCGTGGATCCAAACTCTTCCACCACCGCCCTCAAGGGTTCTACTGAGGAAGTTCAGTTCCAGCACTAA
- a CDS encoding lamin tail domain-containing protein, translated as MVEVNKRTLLVAPVVASLAFCNLAVAQSTAQEATSPVVINEVESNGDAIGDFVELANTDTNNSVDISGWSLVDDKNENPVVLPAGTEIESGGYFLIYPDTAGISTNNTFGAGHFGLGKDDTVTLRDAEGNEVATYSWADLGEHAATTYGRVPDMTGEFTTTGASTPGLANIAGAGEEQPEEETVTPNAQLPFHNAEVLPVELGGAFVSGDMSGVDFDNNGVAWVVNNGSGAIYALEHDAAANTYTLLGQWQTTYPEGTGTLDAEGIAVADNGDIYLATERNNSDKNVSRPSIVRFANPLDKEGTQVALQEWNLAEFTGTLEANGGLEAIAQLDENIFAVGVEQTGDVLVVNTAAEAPELLQRYDSAFPGVMALDYNADSKKLTVACDEECAGASEILTWDGTQLTKTDDAIYERPANLGNWANEGFAAYTTELECTDGSTTTVASYLWADDAATNNFNALNAAQVVEGECEVSNGNDDDGDTPATETPAKDNGSSTFAAGSVAGSLATTVLALLGISAAIGGFVQQILAAFPQLKAYIRF; from the coding sequence GTGGTTGAAGTGAATAAGCGCACTCTCCTCGTCGCACCTGTTGTGGCTTCCCTCGCATTTTGCAACCTCGCTGTTGCACAATCCACCGCCCAGGAAGCAACCTCACCTGTTGTTATCAACGAGGTTGAGTCAAATGGCGATGCCATCGGTGACTTTGTCGAGCTAGCAAATACTGACACCAACAACTCTGTCGATATCTCCGGCTGGTCCCTCGTGGATGACAAGAACGAGAACCCCGTTGTACTGCCTGCTGGCACTGAGATCGAATCCGGCGGATACTTCCTTATCTACCCAGATACCGCTGGTATTTCCACCAATAACACTTTCGGCGCTGGCCACTTTGGCCTTGGCAAGGATGACACCGTTACTCTGCGCGATGCCGAGGGCAATGAAGTAGCTACCTACAGCTGGGCTGACCTCGGTGAGCACGCAGCAACCACCTATGGCCGTGTGCCAGATATGACCGGCGAGTTCACCACCACCGGCGCTTCCACCCCAGGCCTAGCTAATATTGCAGGTGCAGGCGAGGAGCAGCCTGAGGAAGAAACCGTCACCCCTAACGCGCAGCTTCCTTTCCACAACGCTGAGGTGCTTCCAGTAGAACTTGGTGGCGCTTTTGTTTCCGGCGATATGTCCGGTGTGGATTTTGATAATAATGGTGTGGCTTGGGTTGTAAACAATGGCAGCGGCGCTATCTACGCACTTGAGCACGATGCAGCAGCCAACACCTACACCTTGCTCGGCCAGTGGCAAACCACCTACCCAGAAGGCACCGGCACCCTTGACGCTGAGGGCATCGCAGTTGCAGACAACGGTGATATCTACTTAGCCACCGAGCGCAACAACTCTGATAAGAATGTTTCCCGCCCATCCATCGTGCGTTTTGCCAACCCATTGGATAAGGAAGGCACCCAGGTTGCATTGCAGGAATGGAACTTGGCTGAATTCACCGGCACCCTTGAGGCAAACGGTGGCCTCGAAGCTATCGCTCAGCTGGATGAAAACATCTTTGCAGTTGGCGTTGAGCAGACCGGCGATGTGCTCGTTGTAAACACCGCAGCTGAAGCTCCCGAGTTGCTTCAGCGTTATGATTCCGCATTCCCAGGTGTCATGGCACTTGATTACAATGCAGATTCCAAGAAGCTCACCGTGGCCTGCGATGAGGAGTGTGCTGGTGCCTCTGAGATCTTGACCTGGGACGGCACCCAGCTCACCAAGACCGATGACGCAATCTACGAGCGTCCTGCCAACCTCGGAAACTGGGCTAATGAGGGCTTCGCAGCTTATACCACCGAGCTTGAGTGCACCGATGGATCCACCACTACTGTAGCCAGCTACCTCTGGGCTGATGACGCAGCAACCAACAACTTCAATGCCTTGAATGCTGCACAGGTTGTGGAAGGCGAATGTGAAGTTAGCAACGGCAACGACGACGATGGCGACACCCCAGCTACCGAAACCCCTGCTAAGGACAATGGTTCCTCCACCTTTGCAGCCGGCAGCGTAGCTGGTTCCTTGGCTACCACCGTCCTCGCATTGCTCGGAATTTCTGCAGCTATAGGTGGATTTGTCCAGCAGATCCTCGCTGCTTTTCCACAGCTGAAGGCCTATATCCGCTTCTAA